The following coding sequences lie in one Kryptolebias marmoratus isolate JLee-2015 linkage group LG5, ASM164957v2, whole genome shotgun sequence genomic window:
- the ubap2l gene encoding ubiquitin-associated protein 2-like isoform X1, with the protein MMTSMGGNRARGSWEQTQGQTQSQTQHKQRPQATAEQIRLAQMISDHNDADFEEKVKQLIDITGKDQDESMIALHDCNGDVNRAINVLLEGSPDTDSWEMVGKKKGVSGQKEISQAETGEEGKENREKGGEKDAARRRGGPPRKGRGASRGREFRGQENGLDGGKAVVAGRGAERGRRGRGRGRGAVGVSGRRGGRFSAQGMGTFNPADYAEPSQTEENYGGGSTWNNTGNVELEEGATLEYSAGEGTNYPPKFESAPGAWRSAPEEWGTEDWNEDLSETKIFTASSVASMPLPQENVTITKGQRIDLAVLLGKTPPSSSSETENAPMEVAQPPSLSQSLVFSNSKQGVPLSQTSSNPPYSQHSMASMLSKGFGEVGEPKVASTGTTGSQFLEQYKTAQALAQLAAQHSQTGPPSTAPSSWDTSASTLGQYDMKTQSESGIHTPFTKRQPYQAATSTSSMLDVFLQDKGLPPSSSVSSSSSLPQQTASSPHAVPPPASSLPKMAAVPSLGQQVSPSSSDNQGSSPLPLQQHKLKQQKKRTSITTKIPAMAVEMPGSTDISGLNLQFGALQFGSEPVLQEYESTPATTTPGNQVQNSLYTGPSSESTPVLSNSSQMDMYDQRASQTRRYPPSVSSSPQKDMQSKNGYSSIQATQSVEAGSAVSVKSASDSVAPSSVSSMGTLADGGSGPASLLTTSNPTTLGTLGHNEDLPPSSMPPPQHNNSHPSQQNNLAPSSVRTSNSSLLHPSVDGDLSLHSSFPSSVSAVPPSSVPSSSSSMVAAQVSLGAPQASSVGPATVSTPSGQGPVSSLAMGLNAASMGAPSAAPAAVSVSTTSSAIPSSATSSSTRSSAASSGKAPPNLPPGVPPLLPNPYIMAPGLLHAYPPQVYGYDDLQMLQTRFPLDYYSIPFATPTTALTGREGSLTSNPYSGDLSKFGRGDASSPAPATTLAQTQQNQTQTHHTTQQPFLNPALPPGYSYTSLPYYTGMPGLPNTFQYGPAVFPVAPTSSKQHGVNVGVNASATPFQQASGYSSHGYGTGYEDVGQASGSGDFCKGGYGTAVAAAASAQNKPTSSVTGPGVGVSVTSSNTGVPDISGSVYTKTQSFEKQGFHAGTPAASFSLPSALGSGGPINPPAAAGYAPAPFMHILAPHQQPHSQILHHHLQQDGQSGTGQRSQNASIQQKSQINKSAYNSYNWGAN; encoded by the exons ATGATGACGTCCATGGGCGGGAACCGAGCCCGGGGCAGCTGGGAGCAGACACAGGGCCAGACACAGAGCCAGACACAGCACAAGCAGAGGCCTCAG GCCACCGCAGAGCAGATCAGACTTGCACAGATGATTTCAGACCACAACGATGCAGACTTTGAAGAAAAGGTGAAACAG CTGATTGACATCACAGGAAAGGACCAGGATGAGTCGATGATCGCGTTGCACGATTGCAACGGAGATGTCAACAGAGCCATTAATGTGTTGCTGGAGGGTAGCCCAGACACT GACTCCTGGGAGATGGTGGGTAAGAAGAAAGGAGTGTCGGGTCAAAAGGAAATCAGCCAGGCAGAGACCGGAGAGGAGGGCAAAGAGAACCGGgagaaaggaggagagaaagatGCCGCACGTCGTCGAGGTGGACCGCCACGCAAGGGCCGCGGAGCAAGCCGGGGACGAGAGT TTCGTGGTCAGGAGAACGGCTTGGATGGAGGAAAAGCTGTAGTAGCTGGAAGAGGGGCAGAGCGAGGTCGGAGGGGCAGAGGCAGAGGACGGGGAGCTGTCG GAGTATCTGGACGGCGAGGAGGCAGATTTTCAGCACAGGGCATGGG AACATTCAACCCTGCTGACTATGCAGAGCCATcccaaacagaagaaaactacGGAGGGGGCAGCACCTGGAACAACACGGGAAACGTGGAGTTGGAGGAGGGAGCAA CGTTGGAGTACTCTGCTGGAGAGGGAACAAATTACCCGCCCAAGTTTGAGTCCGCTCCTG GTGCCTGGAGGTCTGCCCCAGAGGAGTGGGGTACTGAAGACTGGAATGAGGAT ctaTCAGAGACCAAGATTTTCACAGCGTCCAGTGTGGCATCGATGCCTCTGCCTCAGGAGAATGTTACAATCACCAAAGGACAGAG GATTGACCTTGCGGTGCTGCTGGGGAAGACTCccccttcttcctcctcagagACAGAGAACGCCCCCATGGAGGTCGCCCAGCCCCCCTCTCTGTCTCAGTCTCTGGTTTTTAGCAACTCCAAGCAAGGAGTGCCACTTTCCCAAACATCCTCCAACCCTCCTTATTCTCAGCACAGCATG GCCAGCATGCTGAGCAAGGGATTTGGAGAAGTTGGAGAACCCAAAGTAGCTAGCACAGGGACCACCGGCTCCCAGTTCCTGGAGCAGTATAAAACGGCCCAGGCTCTGGCTCAGCTGGCTGCACAGCACTCCCAGACTGGACCTCCCAGTACGGCTCCTTCATCCTGGGACACCAGTGCCTCCACGCTGGGACAATATG ATATGAAGACTCAGTCAGAGTCTGGGATCCACACACCCTTTACAAAGCGACAGCCCTACCAGGCTGCCACCTCAACCTCGTCCATGTTGGATGTTTTCCTGCAGGACAAAGGGctgcctccttcctcctctgtgtCCTCGTCGTCCTCCTTACCGCAGCAGACGGCATCCTCGCCCCACGCGGTGCCGCCACCCGCGTCCTCGCTTCCCAAAATGGCAGCTGTGCCTTCTCTAGGTCAGCAAGTCTCCCCAAGTTCCTCAGATAACCAGGGTTCAAGTCCACTGCCtctgcagcaacacaaactCAAACAGCAAAAGAAGAGAACCTCTATCACAACAAAG atTCCAGCAATGGCAGTCGAGATGCCTGGATCGACAGACATCTCGGGCCTCAACCTTCAGTTTGGAGCGCTGCAGTTTGGGTCAGAACCTGTTCTACAAGAGTACGAGTCCACCCCTGCCACGACGACGCCGGGTAACCAAGTTCAGAACAGCCTGTACACGGGTCCCAGCAG TGAGTCGACGCCAGTTCTTTCCAACTCGAGCCAAATGGACATGTATGATCAGAGAGCATCTCAAACACGTCGTTACCCTCCTTCggtctcctcctctcctcagaaGGATATGCAGTCCAAA AATGGTTACAGTTCAATACAAGCAACTCAGTCTGTAGAAG CAGGTTCTGCAGTATCAGTAAAGTCTGCTTCTGATTCGGTCGCGCCATCATCCGTCTCCAGCATGGGCACTTTGGCAGACGGCGGCTCGGGTCCTGCCTCGTTACTGACCACATCCAATCCGACGACCCTCGGCACTCTTGGGCACAACGAAGACCTGCCCCCGAGCTCCATGCCCCCTCCTCAGCACAACAA CTCACATCCATCACAACAGAACAACCTTGCTCCATCTTCAGTCCGGACATCCAACTCAAGCTTATTG CATCCCAGCGTAGATGGCGACTTGAGTCTGCATTCCTCCTTCCCTTCCTCTGTCTCGGCCGTGCCACCTTCATCAGtaccctcctcctcttcctccatggTGGCCGCACAGGTGTCACTGGGGGCCCCTCAGGCCTCCTCGGTGGGCCCTGCCACGGTCTCGACACCCTCTGGCCAAGGCCCCGTGAGCAGCCTAGCCATGGGCCTCAACGCCGCCTCGATGGGCGCCCCATCAGCAGCCCCCGCCGCCGTTTCAGTCTCCACGACGTCCTCGGCCATTCCCTCTTCGGCGACGTCTTCTTCCACACGCAGCTCTGCAGCATCCTCAG GGAAAGCTCCTCCAAACCTGCCACCTGGAGTGCCCCCTCTACTGCCCAACCCATACATTATGGCTCCTGGACTACTGCACGcctaccca CCTCAGGTGTACGGCTATGATGACCTACAGATGCTGCAGACAAGATTTCCGTTG gatTATTACAGCATCCCATTTGCAACTCCTACAACAGCACTGACTGGCAGAGAGGGAAGTCTGACGAGCAACCCTTATTCTG GTGACTTATCAAAGTTCGGTCGAGGCGATGCATCGTCCCCGGCTCCAGCCACAACATTAGCTCAGACTCAGCAGAATCAGACCCAGACGCACCACACCACGCAGCAGCCCTTCCTCAACCCAGCGCTGCCGCCTGGCTACAGCTACACAAGCCTTCCGTATTACACTGGTATGCCAGGCCTGCCCAACACCTTCCAGTACGGACCTGCTGTGTTCCCG GTGGCTCCTACCTCGTCGAAACAGCACGGTGTGAATGTTGGCGTCAACGCGTCAGCCACGCCCTTCCAGCAGGCCAGTGGCTACAGTTCCCATGGATACGGCACTG GCTATGAGGATGTGGGCCAGGCTTCAGGGAGTGGGGATTTCTGTAAGGGCGGATACGGCACTGCCGTGGCCGCTGCCGCTTCTGCACAAAACAAGCCAACCAGCTCCGTCACCGGGCCTGGAGTCG GAGTTTCTGTGACGTCAAGCAACACGGGAGTACCAGATATTTCAGGGTCTGTTTACACAAAGACGCAG TCATTTGAAAAGCAGGGTTTCCACGCTGGGACACCGGCGGCTTCGTTCAGCCTGCCCTCGGCGCTGGGGAGCGGGGGGCCCATCAACCCCCCGGCTGCGGCCGGCTACGCCCCGGCCCCCTTCATGCACATTCTGGCTCCGCACCAACAGCCCCACTCTCAGATTCTGCACCACCACCTGCAGCAGGACGGACAG AGCGGCACCGGACAGCGCAGCCAAAACGCCTCCATTCAGCAGAAATCTCAGATCAACAAGTCGGCCTACAACAGCTACAACTGGGGGGCCAACTAA
- the ubap2l gene encoding ubiquitin-associated protein 2-like isoform X3, with the protein MMTSMGGNRARGSWEQTQGQTQSQTQHKQRPQATAEQIRLAQMISDHNDADFEEKVKQLIDITGKDQDESMIALHDCNGDVNRAINVLLEGSPDTDSWEMVGKKKGVSGQKEISQAETGEEGKENREKGGEKDAARRRGGPPRKGRGASRGREFRGQENGLDGGKAVVAGRGAERGRRGRGRGRGAVGVSGRRGGRFSAQGMGTFNPADYAEPSQTEENYGGGSTWNNTGNVELEEGATLEYSAGEGTNYPPKFESAPGAWRSAPEEWGTEDWNEDLSETKIFTASSVASMPLPQENVTITKGQRIDLAVLLGKTPPSSSSETENAPMEVAQPPSLSQSLVFSNSKQGVPLSQTSSNPPYSQHSMASMLSKGFGEVGEPKVASTGTTGSQFLEQYKTAQALAQLAAQHSQTGPPSTAPSSWDTSASTLGQYDMKTQSESGIHTPFTKRQPYQAATSTSSMLDVFLQDKGLPPSSSVSSSSSLPQQTASSPHAVPPPASSLPKMAAVPSLGQQVSPSSSDNQGSSPLPLQQHKLKQQKKRTSITTKIPAMAVEMPGSTDISGLNLQFGALQFGSEPVLQEYESTPATTTPGNQVQNSLYTGPSSESTPVLSNSSQMDMYDQRASQTRRYPPSVSSSPQKDMQSKNGYSSIQATQSVEAGSAVSVKSASDSVAPSSVSSMGTLADGGSGPASLLTTSNPTTLGTLGHNEDLPPSSMPPPQHNNSHPSQQNNLAPSSVRTSNSSLLHPSVDGDLSLHSSFPSSVSAVPPSSVPSSSSSMVAAQVSLGAPQASSVGPATVSTPSGQGPVSSLAMGLNAASMGAPSAAPAAVSVSTTSSAIPSSATSSSTRSSAASSGKAPPNLPPGVPPLLPNPYIMAPGLLHAYPPQVYGYDDLQMLQTRFPLDYYSIPFATPTTALTGREGSLTSNPYSGDLSKFGRGDASSPAPATTLAQTQQNQTQTHHTTQQPFLNPALPPGYSYTSLPYYTGMPGLPNTFQYGPAVFPVAPTSSKQHGVNVGVNASATPFQQASGYSSHGYGTGVSVTSSNTGVPDISGSVYTKTQSFEKQGFHAGTPAASFSLPSALGSGGPINPPAAAGYAPAPFMHILAPHQQPHSQILHHHLQQDGQSGTGQRSQNASIQQKSQINKSAYNSYNWGAN; encoded by the exons ATGATGACGTCCATGGGCGGGAACCGAGCCCGGGGCAGCTGGGAGCAGACACAGGGCCAGACACAGAGCCAGACACAGCACAAGCAGAGGCCTCAG GCCACCGCAGAGCAGATCAGACTTGCACAGATGATTTCAGACCACAACGATGCAGACTTTGAAGAAAAGGTGAAACAG CTGATTGACATCACAGGAAAGGACCAGGATGAGTCGATGATCGCGTTGCACGATTGCAACGGAGATGTCAACAGAGCCATTAATGTGTTGCTGGAGGGTAGCCCAGACACT GACTCCTGGGAGATGGTGGGTAAGAAGAAAGGAGTGTCGGGTCAAAAGGAAATCAGCCAGGCAGAGACCGGAGAGGAGGGCAAAGAGAACCGGgagaaaggaggagagaaagatGCCGCACGTCGTCGAGGTGGACCGCCACGCAAGGGCCGCGGAGCAAGCCGGGGACGAGAGT TTCGTGGTCAGGAGAACGGCTTGGATGGAGGAAAAGCTGTAGTAGCTGGAAGAGGGGCAGAGCGAGGTCGGAGGGGCAGAGGCAGAGGACGGGGAGCTGTCG GAGTATCTGGACGGCGAGGAGGCAGATTTTCAGCACAGGGCATGGG AACATTCAACCCTGCTGACTATGCAGAGCCATcccaaacagaagaaaactacGGAGGGGGCAGCACCTGGAACAACACGGGAAACGTGGAGTTGGAGGAGGGAGCAA CGTTGGAGTACTCTGCTGGAGAGGGAACAAATTACCCGCCCAAGTTTGAGTCCGCTCCTG GTGCCTGGAGGTCTGCCCCAGAGGAGTGGGGTACTGAAGACTGGAATGAGGAT ctaTCAGAGACCAAGATTTTCACAGCGTCCAGTGTGGCATCGATGCCTCTGCCTCAGGAGAATGTTACAATCACCAAAGGACAGAG GATTGACCTTGCGGTGCTGCTGGGGAAGACTCccccttcttcctcctcagagACAGAGAACGCCCCCATGGAGGTCGCCCAGCCCCCCTCTCTGTCTCAGTCTCTGGTTTTTAGCAACTCCAAGCAAGGAGTGCCACTTTCCCAAACATCCTCCAACCCTCCTTATTCTCAGCACAGCATG GCCAGCATGCTGAGCAAGGGATTTGGAGAAGTTGGAGAACCCAAAGTAGCTAGCACAGGGACCACCGGCTCCCAGTTCCTGGAGCAGTATAAAACGGCCCAGGCTCTGGCTCAGCTGGCTGCACAGCACTCCCAGACTGGACCTCCCAGTACGGCTCCTTCATCCTGGGACACCAGTGCCTCCACGCTGGGACAATATG ATATGAAGACTCAGTCAGAGTCTGGGATCCACACACCCTTTACAAAGCGACAGCCCTACCAGGCTGCCACCTCAACCTCGTCCATGTTGGATGTTTTCCTGCAGGACAAAGGGctgcctccttcctcctctgtgtCCTCGTCGTCCTCCTTACCGCAGCAGACGGCATCCTCGCCCCACGCGGTGCCGCCACCCGCGTCCTCGCTTCCCAAAATGGCAGCTGTGCCTTCTCTAGGTCAGCAAGTCTCCCCAAGTTCCTCAGATAACCAGGGTTCAAGTCCACTGCCtctgcagcaacacaaactCAAACAGCAAAAGAAGAGAACCTCTATCACAACAAAG atTCCAGCAATGGCAGTCGAGATGCCTGGATCGACAGACATCTCGGGCCTCAACCTTCAGTTTGGAGCGCTGCAGTTTGGGTCAGAACCTGTTCTACAAGAGTACGAGTCCACCCCTGCCACGACGACGCCGGGTAACCAAGTTCAGAACAGCCTGTACACGGGTCCCAGCAG TGAGTCGACGCCAGTTCTTTCCAACTCGAGCCAAATGGACATGTATGATCAGAGAGCATCTCAAACACGTCGTTACCCTCCTTCggtctcctcctctcctcagaaGGATATGCAGTCCAAA AATGGTTACAGTTCAATACAAGCAACTCAGTCTGTAGAAG CAGGTTCTGCAGTATCAGTAAAGTCTGCTTCTGATTCGGTCGCGCCATCATCCGTCTCCAGCATGGGCACTTTGGCAGACGGCGGCTCGGGTCCTGCCTCGTTACTGACCACATCCAATCCGACGACCCTCGGCACTCTTGGGCACAACGAAGACCTGCCCCCGAGCTCCATGCCCCCTCCTCAGCACAACAA CTCACATCCATCACAACAGAACAACCTTGCTCCATCTTCAGTCCGGACATCCAACTCAAGCTTATTG CATCCCAGCGTAGATGGCGACTTGAGTCTGCATTCCTCCTTCCCTTCCTCTGTCTCGGCCGTGCCACCTTCATCAGtaccctcctcctcttcctccatggTGGCCGCACAGGTGTCACTGGGGGCCCCTCAGGCCTCCTCGGTGGGCCCTGCCACGGTCTCGACACCCTCTGGCCAAGGCCCCGTGAGCAGCCTAGCCATGGGCCTCAACGCCGCCTCGATGGGCGCCCCATCAGCAGCCCCCGCCGCCGTTTCAGTCTCCACGACGTCCTCGGCCATTCCCTCTTCGGCGACGTCTTCTTCCACACGCAGCTCTGCAGCATCCTCAG GGAAAGCTCCTCCAAACCTGCCACCTGGAGTGCCCCCTCTACTGCCCAACCCATACATTATGGCTCCTGGACTACTGCACGcctaccca CCTCAGGTGTACGGCTATGATGACCTACAGATGCTGCAGACAAGATTTCCGTTG gatTATTACAGCATCCCATTTGCAACTCCTACAACAGCACTGACTGGCAGAGAGGGAAGTCTGACGAGCAACCCTTATTCTG GTGACTTATCAAAGTTCGGTCGAGGCGATGCATCGTCCCCGGCTCCAGCCACAACATTAGCTCAGACTCAGCAGAATCAGACCCAGACGCACCACACCACGCAGCAGCCCTTCCTCAACCCAGCGCTGCCGCCTGGCTACAGCTACACAAGCCTTCCGTATTACACTGGTATGCCAGGCCTGCCCAACACCTTCCAGTACGGACCTGCTGTGTTCCCG GTGGCTCCTACCTCGTCGAAACAGCACGGTGTGAATGTTGGCGTCAACGCGTCAGCCACGCCCTTCCAGCAGGCCAGTGGCTACAGTTCCCATGGATACGGCACTG GAGTTTCTGTGACGTCAAGCAACACGGGAGTACCAGATATTTCAGGGTCTGTTTACACAAAGACGCAG TCATTTGAAAAGCAGGGTTTCCACGCTGGGACACCGGCGGCTTCGTTCAGCCTGCCCTCGGCGCTGGGGAGCGGGGGGCCCATCAACCCCCCGGCTGCGGCCGGCTACGCCCCGGCCCCCTTCATGCACATTCTGGCTCCGCACCAACAGCCCCACTCTCAGATTCTGCACCACCACCTGCAGCAGGACGGACAG AGCGGCACCGGACAGCGCAGCCAAAACGCCTCCATTCAGCAGAAATCTCAGATCAACAAGTCGGCCTACAACAGCTACAACTGGGGGGCCAACTAA
- the ubap2l gene encoding ubiquitin-associated protein 2-like isoform X2: MMTSMGGNRARGSWEQTQGQTQSQTQHKQRPQATAEQIRLAQMISDHNDADFEEKVKQLIDITGKDQDESMIALHDCNGDVNRAINVLLEGSPDTDSWEMVGKKKGVSGQKEISQAETGEEGKENREKGGEKDAARRRGGPPRKGRGASRGREFRGQENGLDGGKAVVAGRGAERGRRGRGRGRGAVGVSGRRGGRFSAQGMGTFNPADYAEPSQTEENYGGGSTWNNTGNVELEEGATLEYSAGEGTNYPPKFESAPGAWRSAPEEWGTEDWNEDLSETKIFTASSVASMPLPQENVTITKGQRIDLAVLLGKTPPSSSSETENAPMEVAQPPSLSQSLVFSNSKQGVPLSQTSSNPPYSQHSMASMLSKGFGEVGEPKVASTGTTGSQFLEQYKTAQALAQLAAQHSQTGPPSTAPSSWDTSASTLGQYDMKTQSESGIHTPFTKRQPYQAATSTSSMLDVFLQDKGLPPSSSVSSSSSLPQQTASSPHAVPPPASSLPKMAAVPSLGQQVSPSSSDNQGSSPLPLQQHKLKQQKKRTSITTKIPAMAVEMPGSTDISGLNLQFGALQFGSEPVLQEYESTPATTTPGNQVQNSLYTGPSSESTPVLSNSSQMDMYDQRASQTRRYPPSVSSSPQKDMQSKNGYSSIQATQSVEGSAVSVKSASDSVAPSSVSSMGTLADGGSGPASLLTTSNPTTLGTLGHNEDLPPSSMPPPQHNNSHPSQQNNLAPSSVRTSNSSLLHPSVDGDLSLHSSFPSSVSAVPPSSVPSSSSSMVAAQVSLGAPQASSVGPATVSTPSGQGPVSSLAMGLNAASMGAPSAAPAAVSVSTTSSAIPSSATSSSTRSSAASSGKAPPNLPPGVPPLLPNPYIMAPGLLHAYPPQVYGYDDLQMLQTRFPLDYYSIPFATPTTALTGREGSLTSNPYSGDLSKFGRGDASSPAPATTLAQTQQNQTQTHHTTQQPFLNPALPPGYSYTSLPYYTGMPGLPNTFQYGPAVFPVAPTSSKQHGVNVGVNASATPFQQASGYSSHGYGTGYEDVGQASGSGDFCKGGYGTAVAAAASAQNKPTSSVTGPGVGVSVTSSNTGVPDISGSVYTKTQSFEKQGFHAGTPAASFSLPSALGSGGPINPPAAAGYAPAPFMHILAPHQQPHSQILHHHLQQDGQSGTGQRSQNASIQQKSQINKSAYNSYNWGAN; encoded by the exons ATGATGACGTCCATGGGCGGGAACCGAGCCCGGGGCAGCTGGGAGCAGACACAGGGCCAGACACAGAGCCAGACACAGCACAAGCAGAGGCCTCAG GCCACCGCAGAGCAGATCAGACTTGCACAGATGATTTCAGACCACAACGATGCAGACTTTGAAGAAAAGGTGAAACAG CTGATTGACATCACAGGAAAGGACCAGGATGAGTCGATGATCGCGTTGCACGATTGCAACGGAGATGTCAACAGAGCCATTAATGTGTTGCTGGAGGGTAGCCCAGACACT GACTCCTGGGAGATGGTGGGTAAGAAGAAAGGAGTGTCGGGTCAAAAGGAAATCAGCCAGGCAGAGACCGGAGAGGAGGGCAAAGAGAACCGGgagaaaggaggagagaaagatGCCGCACGTCGTCGAGGTGGACCGCCACGCAAGGGCCGCGGAGCAAGCCGGGGACGAGAGT TTCGTGGTCAGGAGAACGGCTTGGATGGAGGAAAAGCTGTAGTAGCTGGAAGAGGGGCAGAGCGAGGTCGGAGGGGCAGAGGCAGAGGACGGGGAGCTGTCG GAGTATCTGGACGGCGAGGAGGCAGATTTTCAGCACAGGGCATGGG AACATTCAACCCTGCTGACTATGCAGAGCCATcccaaacagaagaaaactacGGAGGGGGCAGCACCTGGAACAACACGGGAAACGTGGAGTTGGAGGAGGGAGCAA CGTTGGAGTACTCTGCTGGAGAGGGAACAAATTACCCGCCCAAGTTTGAGTCCGCTCCTG GTGCCTGGAGGTCTGCCCCAGAGGAGTGGGGTACTGAAGACTGGAATGAGGAT ctaTCAGAGACCAAGATTTTCACAGCGTCCAGTGTGGCATCGATGCCTCTGCCTCAGGAGAATGTTACAATCACCAAAGGACAGAG GATTGACCTTGCGGTGCTGCTGGGGAAGACTCccccttcttcctcctcagagACAGAGAACGCCCCCATGGAGGTCGCCCAGCCCCCCTCTCTGTCTCAGTCTCTGGTTTTTAGCAACTCCAAGCAAGGAGTGCCACTTTCCCAAACATCCTCCAACCCTCCTTATTCTCAGCACAGCATG GCCAGCATGCTGAGCAAGGGATTTGGAGAAGTTGGAGAACCCAAAGTAGCTAGCACAGGGACCACCGGCTCCCAGTTCCTGGAGCAGTATAAAACGGCCCAGGCTCTGGCTCAGCTGGCTGCACAGCACTCCCAGACTGGACCTCCCAGTACGGCTCCTTCATCCTGGGACACCAGTGCCTCCACGCTGGGACAATATG ATATGAAGACTCAGTCAGAGTCTGGGATCCACACACCCTTTACAAAGCGACAGCCCTACCAGGCTGCCACCTCAACCTCGTCCATGTTGGATGTTTTCCTGCAGGACAAAGGGctgcctccttcctcctctgtgtCCTCGTCGTCCTCCTTACCGCAGCAGACGGCATCCTCGCCCCACGCGGTGCCGCCACCCGCGTCCTCGCTTCCCAAAATGGCAGCTGTGCCTTCTCTAGGTCAGCAAGTCTCCCCAAGTTCCTCAGATAACCAGGGTTCAAGTCCACTGCCtctgcagcaacacaaactCAAACAGCAAAAGAAGAGAACCTCTATCACAACAAAG atTCCAGCAATGGCAGTCGAGATGCCTGGATCGACAGACATCTCGGGCCTCAACCTTCAGTTTGGAGCGCTGCAGTTTGGGTCAGAACCTGTTCTACAAGAGTACGAGTCCACCCCTGCCACGACGACGCCGGGTAACCAAGTTCAGAACAGCCTGTACACGGGTCCCAGCAG TGAGTCGACGCCAGTTCTTTCCAACTCGAGCCAAATGGACATGTATGATCAGAGAGCATCTCAAACACGTCGTTACCCTCCTTCggtctcctcctctcctcagaaGGATATGCAGTCCAAA AATGGTTACAGTTCAATACAAGCAACTCAGTCTGTAGAAG GTTCTGCAGTATCAGTAAAGTCTGCTTCTGATTCGGTCGCGCCATCATCCGTCTCCAGCATGGGCACTTTGGCAGACGGCGGCTCGGGTCCTGCCTCGTTACTGACCACATCCAATCCGACGACCCTCGGCACTCTTGGGCACAACGAAGACCTGCCCCCGAGCTCCATGCCCCCTCCTCAGCACAACAA CTCACATCCATCACAACAGAACAACCTTGCTCCATCTTCAGTCCGGACATCCAACTCAAGCTTATTG CATCCCAGCGTAGATGGCGACTTGAGTCTGCATTCCTCCTTCCCTTCCTCTGTCTCGGCCGTGCCACCTTCATCAGtaccctcctcctcttcctccatggTGGCCGCACAGGTGTCACTGGGGGCCCCTCAGGCCTCCTCGGTGGGCCCTGCCACGGTCTCGACACCCTCTGGCCAAGGCCCCGTGAGCAGCCTAGCCATGGGCCTCAACGCCGCCTCGATGGGCGCCCCATCAGCAGCCCCCGCCGCCGTTTCAGTCTCCACGACGTCCTCGGCCATTCCCTCTTCGGCGACGTCTTCTTCCACACGCAGCTCTGCAGCATCCTCAG GGAAAGCTCCTCCAAACCTGCCACCTGGAGTGCCCCCTCTACTGCCCAACCCATACATTATGGCTCCTGGACTACTGCACGcctaccca CCTCAGGTGTACGGCTATGATGACCTACAGATGCTGCAGACAAGATTTCCGTTG gatTATTACAGCATCCCATTTGCAACTCCTACAACAGCACTGACTGGCAGAGAGGGAAGTCTGACGAGCAACCCTTATTCTG GTGACTTATCAAAGTTCGGTCGAGGCGATGCATCGTCCCCGGCTCCAGCCACAACATTAGCTCAGACTCAGCAGAATCAGACCCAGACGCACCACACCACGCAGCAGCCCTTCCTCAACCCAGCGCTGCCGCCTGGCTACAGCTACACAAGCCTTCCGTATTACACTGGTATGCCAGGCCTGCCCAACACCTTCCAGTACGGACCTGCTGTGTTCCCG GTGGCTCCTACCTCGTCGAAACAGCACGGTGTGAATGTTGGCGTCAACGCGTCAGCCACGCCCTTCCAGCAGGCCAGTGGCTACAGTTCCCATGGATACGGCACTG GCTATGAGGATGTGGGCCAGGCTTCAGGGAGTGGGGATTTCTGTAAGGGCGGATACGGCACTGCCGTGGCCGCTGCCGCTTCTGCACAAAACAAGCCAACCAGCTCCGTCACCGGGCCTGGAGTCG GAGTTTCTGTGACGTCAAGCAACACGGGAGTACCAGATATTTCAGGGTCTGTTTACACAAAGACGCAG TCATTTGAAAAGCAGGGTTTCCACGCTGGGACACCGGCGGCTTCGTTCAGCCTGCCCTCGGCGCTGGGGAGCGGGGGGCCCATCAACCCCCCGGCTGCGGCCGGCTACGCCCCGGCCCCCTTCATGCACATTCTGGCTCCGCACCAACAGCCCCACTCTCAGATTCTGCACCACCACCTGCAGCAGGACGGACAG AGCGGCACCGGACAGCGCAGCCAAAACGCCTCCATTCAGCAGAAATCTCAGATCAACAAGTCGGCCTACAACAGCTACAACTGGGGGGCCAACTAA